One window of the Endomicrobium proavitum genome contains the following:
- the rfbC gene encoding dTDP-4-dehydrorhamnose 3,5-epimerase, producing the protein MPFVFKKLEIAEVVLIETQKFGDARGFFTELFKESNFSFSGAVKQINFSKSSKDILRGLHYQLAPFSQSKIVRAVCGKIFDVAVDLRKGSPTFGKWVGEILDSEKMNMLYIPEGFAHGFEVLSESAEVEYFCNREYAPQHERGIKYDDPDINVKWNVKKPLVSQKDAKYPFLKDAEINF; encoded by the coding sequence ATGCCATTTGTTTTTAAAAAACTTGAAATTGCGGAAGTGGTGCTTATAGAAACTCAAAAATTCGGCGACGCCAGAGGTTTTTTTACCGAACTTTTTAAAGAAAGCAATTTTTCTTTTTCGGGCGCCGTAAAACAAATTAATTTTTCTAAATCGTCAAAAGATATTTTGCGCGGGCTTCACTATCAGCTTGCGCCTTTTTCACAAAGCAAAATAGTCAGGGCGGTTTGCGGAAAAATTTTTGACGTTGCGGTGGACTTAAGAAAAGGTTCGCCTACTTTCGGCAAATGGGTCGGTGAAATTTTAGACAGCGAAAAAATGAACATGCTTTATATTCCCGAAGGTTTTGCGCACGGATTTGAAGTTTTGTCTGAAAGCGCCGAAGTGGAATATTTTTGCAACCGCGAATACGCTCCGCAGCACGAACGCGGCATAAAATATGATGACCCTGATATAAACGTTAAATGGAACGTAAAAAAACCGCTGGTCTCGCAGAAAGACGCGAAATACCCGTTTTTGAAAGACGCCGAGATTAATTTTTAA